From the Phaeodactylum tricornutum CCAP 1055/1 chromosome 24, whole genome shotgun sequence genome, one window contains:
- a CDS encoding predicted protein, with amino-acid sequence MNYRSLPHNLGYAWDSGTLHSLRNMLPMHVTMSSPPNDLRNVSDDRINLQDIRHSRTELRYETTMDGDVAFVHPSTSYEDSIDRSKTPTHSHFKPQDWQARSPIGDSKESDHELRNPSSPPKEERRRPRHERNLSAQFFESTSLSDREPDMFKDEGDALTGRKHRRMFSGGVSNPPQAHRRMNSIGNSHAVQRQHHHRVNSAGLDILSAAVAVTKDELEGATGGPIPVAPWDPPHQQERPSIGQVSTGSFEQPYSAHHVGMNPPPQRRADSHPHRQRYMQQQPPPPSSGPYHSHYQGYHPHHSYPYYQQVGYPAPPNHSPPPHEYPEQYSQRHGMYRSYPSQEPHPGANRSSQGRNTPPTPPEWSRHSSTQGSQTFVTAMAVGTGNRTMHASSTLKNAGTNTEERPPSEVRHHRKMSSLTSLGTILGSSVFPGNATEPVPKGRHHRQTSSSVSFLQGIDVGLEGNDAVFLRNLQASNSLNPHYGTSIPEGLSDHDDDPDSKSSMHGSRLASGGTSKRVRRKCTVANCPNRVVQGGRCITHGAKRKTCRHPGCPKNVKKAGLCSTHGPARKRCEAPGCEKVAVQAGRCIAHGAKKKLCVVENCTKQAILCGMCKKHHDRSSADGRRGDSTAESDSSQQYCQEVPPVPRVKPGHTRGLSIFQEISADTVQHILEDTTTPTGTISAEQETQPRSSAW; translated from the coding sequence ATGAACTATCGCAGTCTGCCTCATAATCTCGGCTACGCTTGGGACTCGGGCACTCTTCACTCTCTGAGAAATATGCTACCAATGCACGTAACGATGTCAAGTCCTCCCAACGATCTGCGTAACGTGTCTGACGATCGCATCAATCTTCAAGATATTCGTCATTCCCGTACTGAGCTACGATACGAAACCACGATGGATGGAGATGTTGCATTTGTCCATCCTTCTACTTCCTATGAAGATTCCATTGATCGTTCGAAGACGCCAACACATTCTCATTTCAAGCCCCAGGACTGGCAGGCAAGAAGCCCTATTGGTGACTCGAAGGAGAGTGATCACGAACTCCGTAACCCTTCTTCACCACCCAAAGAGGAGCGTCGTAGACCTCGCCATGAGCGAAATTTATCGGCACAATTTTTTGAATCGACCTCTTTGAGTGACCGCGAGCCTGACATGTTCAAGGACGAGGGCGACGCCCTGACTGGGCGGAAGCACCGCCGCATGTTCTCCGGGGGTGTCAGTAATCCTCCACAAGCCCATCGACGAATGAACTCCATCGGAAACTCGCACGCTGTCCAACGTCAACATCACCATCGAGTCAATAGCGCAGGCTTGGATATTCTGTCTGCAGCTGTAGCTGTCACCAAGGACGAACTCGAAGGTGCCACAGGAGGCCCTATACCCGTGGCACCGTGGGATCCGCCGCACCAACAAGAGCGACCGTCTATTGGACAAGTATCGACGGGTTCGTTTGAGCAGCCATATTCCGCTCACCACGTAGGCATGAACCCTCCCCCACAACGACGTGCAGATTCTCACCCACACCGACAACGTTACATGCAACAGcagccaccaccaccatcaaGCGGTCCGTATCATTCCCACTACCAAGGTTATCATCCGCATCATTCCTATCCGTACTACCAGCAGGTTGGATATCCCGCACCCCCAAACCATTCACCGCCGCCGCACGAATATCCCGAACAATATTCGCAACGCCATGGAATGTACAGAAGCTATCCTTCACAGGAGCCGCACCCGGGCGCAAATAGATCTAGCCAAGGTCGCAATACTCCACCGACTCCTCCGGAGTGGAGCCGACATTCATCGACTCAGGGATCTCAGACTTTTGTGACAGCCATGGCTGTAGGGACTGGCAATCGCACGATGCATGCTTCGAGTACGCTCAAAAATGCCGGTACGAATACGGAAGAACGGCCTCCCTCCGAGGTACGGCACCACCGCAAAATGTCATCCTTAACGAGTCTAGGAACGATCCTTGGTTCATCTGTTTTCCCTGGTAATGCTACGGAGCCAGTCCCGAAGGGACGTCACCATCGTCAGACTTCTTCAAGTGTCTCGTTCCTCCAAGGCATCGATGTTGGACTAGAAGGCAACGACGCTGTATTTTTGCGAAACCTACAAGCGTCCAACTCGCTAAATCCGCATTATGGAACCTCTATTCCGGAGGGACTATCGGATCACGATGACGATCCTGATTCAAAATCTTCTATGCACGGGTCTCGGTTAGCTTCTGGCGGTACAAGCAAACGAGTTCGTCGCAAATGTACGGTGGCCAACTGTCCGAATCGTGTTGTACAGGGCGGTCGCTGCATAACCCACGGAGCTAAGCGCAAAACCTGCAGACACCCGGGCTGTCCCAAGAATGTCAAAAAGGCAGGCCTCTGCAGCACCCATGGCCCCGCCCGGAAAAGGTGTGAGGCTCCGGGATGTGAGAAGGTTGCCGTGCAGGCAGGAAGATGTATCGCGCACGGTGCAAAAAAGAAGCTTTGCGTTGTAGAGAACTGTACAAAGCAAGCTATCCTATGCGGTATGTGCAAGAAGCATCACGATCGGAGCTCAGCCGATGGACGTCGTGGGGACTCGACCGCCGAAAGTGACTCCTCGCAACAGTATTGCCAGGAAGTGCCGCCTGTCCCACGGGTCAAACCGGGTCACACTCGAGGACTTTCCATTTTTCAAGAAATTTCTGCCGATACTGTTCAGCATATTTTGGAAGACACGACAACCCCGACCGGAACCATTTCAGCAGAGCAAGAAACTCAGCCCCGATCGTCTGCCTGGTAA
- a CDS encoding heat shock factor (Putative heat shock factor. EST support but only slim sequence similarity to any known genes.) has product MHKLPYRDCSYYCGRVGSAVPNQSTRSSWKAPLLPIYPTPVFVTPTQTDNPLFTYPPKTDNVHCIHLSLLRSPLPTGRPTRASWRLVYKNLEALSSVRLRLSMDNHNHNNNPSHVRNAFAPGAWTPWRVPPSSHEPRRDDASDTLRNQPLFSASRTSTTTRSSTTITTTNTTTGGTVSMSDKKRRGRPRTSKEGTASSTASPSTVGSKKLPQSCRCNFGLFLDTMVREVSLTRPDLVHWTRDGSGFFIHQERSADVSQILAKYFLHGNFDSLRRQLNVYGFRKQKKPGPNRGSFHHPDFHRDRQGDLDETNQPRAPSIKPSKRERRKKKESESESASDTRGGMAHRVRHTPTPQRKDDPIPPSVVAATISAVPVHEQSTGEPEPKKKKYTRKKDETNTVACVKEAMPPPPLVLPEGSADVTSLNAIIADALHESTAAAKTKSRRRKKARRLNQNYATFHHLYTTPVFSEDYSTGVYTGAVPNCAVYGPPYLPVIPEDDTIGHGIWLDGVAQEEPLREGPTKVDSDVVPERKPRKTYTRRGTAATKDAAKQAKHKDNKTVKSKPPRQKSGQREPRVRPRLEFQKRVPRAEKLPVKKDSRNIARRPVMDVDMGEIDLTDISTLPRGVTMRPSGKWQAQLYFNGRSRYIGVFDNARCAAFAYRIVHQRLRHDKYHFLSSDVATEVFAKVRIEANDAVDNLLRGKTTEKEALDRLAESESLL; this is encoded by the exons ATGCACAAGTTACCCTACAGGGACTGTTCATACTACTGTGGAAGGGTTGGTAGTGCAGTTCCAAATCAATCGACTCGCAGCTCTTGGAAAGCCCCCCTCTTACCCATTTACCCTACCCCTGTCTTCGTCACACCCACACAAACCGACAACCCCCTTTTTACATATCCTCCAAAAACAGACAACGTGCATTGCATTCACTTGTCCCTCCTTCGATCCCCGTTGCCCACCGGTCGACCAACCCGCGCTTCCTGGCGTCTCGTCTACAAAAACCTAGAGGCACTCTCGTCCGTCCGCTTGCGTCTCTCAATGGACAACcacaatcacaacaacaatccgTCGCATGTCCGGAACGCCTTCGCTCCGGGAGCGTGGACTCCGTGGCGCGTTCCACCATCATCGCACGAGCCTCGTCGTGACGACGCGTCCGACACACTCCGAAACCAACCCTTGTTCTCGGCGTCGCGGACTTCGACTACTACCAGATCCAGTACTACTATTACTACCACTAATACTACTACAGGCGGCACCGTATCAATGTCGGACAAAAAACGGCGTGGTCGTCCTAGAACCTCCAAGGAGGGGACCGCCTCGTCCACCGCCTCGCCCAGTACGGTGGGATCCAAGAAATTGCCTCAATCGTGTCGATGTAATTTTGGACTCTTTCTGGATACCATGGTTCGCGAAGTTAGCTTAACCCGACCAGACTTGGTCCACTGGACCAGGGATGGTTCCGGATTCTTCATTCATCAGGAACGCAGTGCCGACGTGAGTCAAATACTGGCCAAATACTTTCTCC ACGGGAATTTTGATTCCCTTCGGCGACAATTGAACGTCTACGGCTTTCGCAAACAAAAGAAGCCCGGTCC GAATAGAGGCAGTTTCCATCATCCCGATTTTCACCGGGACCGACAGGGggatttggacgaaaccaATCAGCCCCGTGCACCCTCTATCAAACCCAGCAAGCGCGAGCGACGCAAGAAAAAAGAGTCCGAATCGGAATCCGCCTCCGACACCCGGGGCGGAATGGCACATCGAGTCCGCCACACACCCACTCCCCAACGGAAAGACGACCCTATCCCTCCTAGCGTGGTTGCCGCCACGATCTCCGCCGTACCGGTCCACGAACAATCGACGGGAGAGCCAgaaccgaaaaagaaaaaataTACCAGGAAAAAAGACGAGACTAACACGGTGGCTTGCGTTAAGGAAGCGATGCCCCCGCCACCCTTGGTTCTGCCGGAGGGGTCTGCCGATGTGACGTCGTTAAACGCCATCATAGCCGACGCCCTCCACGAATCCACAGCCGCGGCCAAGACGAAAAGTCGCCGACGAAAGAAAGCACGACGCCTCAATCAAAACTACGCGACCTTTCATCATCTGTATACTACGCCGGTCTTTTCCGAAGATTACTCTACCGGGGTTTACACTGGTGCAGTCCCTAACTGTGCAGTATACGGCCCACCGTACTTGCCCGTGATTCCGGAGGATGATACCATTGGTCACGGCATCTGGCTGGACGGCGTTGCTCAGGAAGAGCCGTTGCGCGAAGGACCAACAAAAGTTGATTCGGACGTCGTGCCGGAACGGAAACCAAGGAAAACATACACTAGGAGAGGCACCGCGGCTACGAAGGATGCTGCCAAACAAGCGAAACACAAGGACAACAAAACAGTCAAATCAAAGCCGCCCCGCCAAAAAAGTGGACAACGTGAACCCCGTGTTCGACCCAGACTCGAATTCCAGAAAAGGGTTCCGCGGGCTGAGAAATTACCCGTCAAGAAAGATAGCAGAAACATCGCGAGGCGTCCCGTCATGGATGTAGACATGGGTGAAATCGATTTGACCGACATATCCACGCTGCCGCGGGGCGTTACGATGCGCCCCTCAGGAAAGTGGCAAGCTCAGCTCTACTTCAACGGTCGATCACGCTATATTGGAGTCTTTGATAATGCGCGATGCGCCGCGTTCGCGTACAGGATTGTGCACCAACGGCTGCGGCACGACAAGTATCATTTCCTGAGCAGCGATGTTGCTACCGAAGTTTTTGCCAAAGTTCGGATCGAGGCAAACGATGCCGTGGACAACTTACTGAGGGGGAAAACCACTGAAAAGGAGGCATTAGATAGGCTCGCTGAAAGTGAATCTCTGCTCTAG
- a CDS encoding predicted protein, with translation GFHLRSYQLEGVNWLLFNWWNKRSCILADEMGLGKTIQSAAFLRGLQSLPATQVQGPFLIVAPLSLVNQWQSELRSWAPDMNVVLYHGSADARDFLVQQEFYYTDQFVPKPTAVKLKKLNVTKFSVLITTYEVALKDVAVISKIRWRVLIVDEAHRLKNSKARLFEELAMVPREHCVLLTGTPIANATEELWALLHFANPSVFDDKDSFLEKFGEMTDAAQVNELHNLLKPYLLRRVKEDVEKSLPPKEETILEVSLTPIQKTFYKAIYERNTSFLFKGTKPSNAPSLMNVMMELRKCCNHPYLVKGAEDRILNEAAAKQLVKSSGKMVLMEKLLQKLFDGGHKVLVFSQMVRVLDLLEELLKLKRYKYERLDGSTTSSARLSAVDRFNRKSCQRFVMLLSTRAGGLGLNLTAADIVIIFDSDWNPQNDLQAMARAHRIGQTRAVRVYRLLTAKTYEMHMFHSASLKLGLERAVLSQNR, from the exons GGATTTCATTTGCGGAGTTATCAGTTGGAAGGTGTCAACTGGCTTCTGTTCAATTGGTGGAACAAGCGCTCGTGCATACTGGCTGACGAAATGGGGTTGGGGAAAACAATTCAGTCAGCGGCCTTTCTAAGAGGGCTTCAATCATTGCCGGCAACACAAGTACAGGGTCCCTTCCTGATTGTGGCGCCGCTGTCTCTGGTAAATCAGTGGCAGTCCGAGTTGCGTTCTTGGGCACCGGATATGAACGTTGTTTTGTACCACGGTTCGGCGGACGCTCGAGACTTTTTAGTGCAGCAAGAGTTCTACTATACGGATCAGTTTGTACCCAAGCCCACAGCGGTCAAATTGAAGAAGCTGAACGTTACCAAGTTCAGCGTTCTCATCACCACCTACGAAGTCGCACTTAAAGACGTGGCCGTAATTTCAAAAATTCGGTGGCGGGTATTGATTGTCGATGAAGCGCACCGACTCAAGAATTCGAAAGCACGACTGTTTGAAGAGTTGGCAATGGTGCCTCGAGAGCATTGCGTTCTGCTAACGGGCACACCGATCGCGAACGCCACCGAAGAGTTGTGGGCACTTTTGCACTTTGCAAACCCGTCCGTCTTTGACGACAAGGACTCCTTCCTGGAGAAGTTTGGGGAGATGACGGATGCGGCTCAAGTAAACGAGCTGCACAATTTGCTCAAGCCgtatcttcttcgtcgcgtCAAAGAGGATGTTGAAAAGTCTTTGCCTccgaaagaagaaacaatCTTGGAGGTATCGTTGACCCCCATTCAGAAGACTTTCTACAAGGCTATTTACGAGCGCAACACTTCCTTCCTTTTCAAGGGAACGAAGCCCAGTAATGCACCCAGTCTCATGAATGTTATGATGGAGCTACGAAAGTGTTGCAATCACCCTTACCTTGTGAAGGGCGCCGAGGATAGAATTTTGAACGAAGCTGCCGCAAAA CAGCTGGTCAAGTCATCGGGTAAGATGGTGTTAATGGAAAAGCTCCTccaaaagctttttgatGGCGGTCACAAAGTTCTGGTCTTCAGCCAGATGGTCCGCGTATTGGACTTACTTGAAGAGCTTCTTAAACTGAAAAGGTACAAATACGAACGGTTGGACGGCTCCACGACATCTTCTGCACGTCTTTCTGCGGTGGATCGCTTCAATCGGAAATCGTGCCAGCGTTTTGTTATGCTGTTAAGTACAAGGGCCGGTGGACTTGGGTTGAACCTGACAGCTGCCGATATTGTTATCATTTTCGATAGCGACTGGAATCCTCAAAACGACTTGCAAGCCATGGCTCGCGCTCACCGAATTGGGCAAACGAGGGCCGTCCGCGTTTATCGGCTTTTGACAGCTAAAACGTACGAGATGCATATGTTTCACAGTGCAAGCTTAAAGCTCGGTCTAGAACGAGCCGTTCTCTCGCAAAATCGT
- a CDS encoding histone deacetylase 1 isoform (Similar to histone deacetylase 1 protein responsible for the deacetylation of lysine residues on the N-terminal part of the core histones (H2A, H2B, H3 and H4). Also involved in p53 deacetylation which modulates its effect on cell growth and apoptosis), which produces MTGKSRVSYFYHPTCPLFYYGPSHPMKPHRLKLAHHLILTYGLYKEMDCYRPHPAAAGEMTQFHSEDYVNFMSKVTPDNLRQYSASMQRFNAGDSTDCPVFDGLFEFTQLYTGSSLDGALQLCQGNTDIAINWSGGLHHAKKGEASGFCYINDIVLAILELLKVHARVLYVDIDVHHGDGVEEAFYTTDRVMTFSIHKYGDFFPGTGHISDTGAKDGTGFSVNAPLNSGITDETYFHDLFKPVMEKIMQVFNPGAVVLQCGADSLTGDRLGCFNLTLKGHAACVEYVKSFGVPTLVLGGGGYTIRNVARCWAYETAVLLDKKDIPNEIPYNDYYEYYAPDYELHLTPTPEENMNGKDALEDVRTELLQQLQDLQGAPSVAMQQVPPSFQRAEATEEDPDVREGASKTRSGDGVRKQHPSELYDEVD; this is translated from the exons ATGACGGGAAAGTCGCGCGTCTCCTATTTCTATCATCCGACTTGC CCTCTGTTCTACTATGGACCGTCACACCCCATGAAACCGCATCGCCTAAAGTTGGCACATCATCTCATTCTGACGTATGGCCTTTACAAGGAGATGGACTGCTACCGGCCTCACCCTGCAGCAGCAGGTGAAATGACGCAATTTCACTCGGAGGATTACGTCAACTTTATGAGTAAGGTTACTCCTGATAATCTACGACAGTATTCGGCATCGATGCAACGTTTCAATGCTGGCGATTCCACTGATTGTCCCGTCTTTGACGGTCTCTTTGAATTTACACAGCTTTATACGGGCTCTAGTCTCGACGGAGCTTTACAGCTTTGCCAGGGAAATACCGATATAGCCATCAATTGGAGCGGTGGCTTGCATCACGCCAAGAAGGGTGAGGCTTCGGGGTTCTGTTATATCAACGATATCGTACTGGCGATTCTGGAACTCCTCAAGGTCCACGCGCGTGTGCTATACGTCGACATTGACGTTCACCACGGCGACGGCGTGGAGGAAGCTTTCTACACTACTGACCGTGTCATGACGTTTTCGATTCACAAGTACGGAGACTTTTTTCCCGGCACAGGGCATATCAGTGATACGGGTGCCAAAGATGGCACCGGCTTTAGTGTGAATGCACCGTTGAATAGCGGTATTACGGACGAAACCTACTTTCACGATTTGTTCAAACCGGTCATGGAGAAAATCATGCAGGTATTTAATCCGGGCGCTGTGGTCTTGCAGTGTGGAGCGGACAGCTTGACGGGAGATCGGCTTGGATGTTTCAATCTAACGTTGAAGGGGCACGCAGCCTGTGTAGAGTACGTCAAGAGCTTCGGCGTGCCGACATTGGTACTGGGAGGTGGAGGTTACACAATCCGCAACGTAGCACGGTGTTGGGCCTACGAGACGGCCGTTCTATTGGACAAGAAGGACATTCCAAACGAAATTCCATACAATGATTATTACGAGTATTATGCCCCAGACTACGAGCTTCATTTGACTCCGACGCCGGAAGAGAACATGAATGGAAAAGATGCCCTTGAAGATGTACGGACAGAATTGCTTCAGCAGTTGCAAGATTTGCAAGGAGCTCCCTCAGTAGCGATGCAACAAGTCCCCCCATCTTTTCAGCGAGCAGAAGCCACTGAAGAGGATCCGGATGTCAGGGAAGGGGCTAGCAAGACCAGATCGGGTGACGGGGTCCGTAAGCAGCATCCAAGCGAGCTTTACGACGAGGTAGATTAA